The Fusarium poae strain DAOMC 252244 chromosome Unknown contig_6, whole genome shotgun sequence genome window below encodes:
- a CDS encoding uncharacterized protein (TransMembrane:7 (o15-37i49-71o83-100i145-164o199-218i230-249o269-287i)) — MAYSSMPEPNLDGLGIFWIVWTFIWTFIVVSGMAFLWRHRDMPMLRIRDLPLTFVAIIMLHIYWGAVQTGYVYFPLFTPGGEYWIMSIYFPIGIALFHASNSRFLHVAKHQKELFASDENTYSRPRARRDSWLGKFQALGYTKKILVTIGLGMIVQFILTIIMWCISKKFHPSWGVAGTEVHPGSKEYEKSQMGKGWEWWPSVFWQFVWAWIVAPYILWQSRGINDTQGWRTQTIACCIANLHATPMWLVSLYVPAMEPINAYWIPPQWLATSIMAIEIFTIFWPCWEVLQHQTLRQETLDSIAQWQLNKRLSLMGGSGKSSTSGESILTMEALEYVLERNPEPLQQFSALRDFSGENIAFLRAVTEWKSSLPPSVRDPENIKGPAVQELVRERFNSALRIYTNFISPRDAEFQINISFQQQCKLETVFENSARTLFGDKGTVDPALPFETFQMTTTANKAKSSGASLNGSETVIMSTESANDSGS; from the exons ATGGCTTACTCCTCTATGCCAGAGCCCAACCTCGATGGGCTGGGCATCTTCTGGATTGTCTGGACCTTCATCTGGACCTTCATCGTTGTCAGCGGCATGGCCTTCCTTTGGCGCCATCGCGACATGCCCATGCTTCGAATTCGCGACCTTCCACTTACCTTTGTCGCCATAATAATGCTCCACATCTACTGGGGCGCCGTTCAGACTGGTTATGTCTACTTCCCACTATTCACTCCCGGGGGCGAGTACTGGATCATGAGTATTTATTTCCCTATCGGTATCGCCTTGTTTCACGCCTCGAATAGCCGCTTTTTGCACGTCGCCAAGCACCAGAAGGAGCTATTCGCTTCGGATGAGAATACCTATAGCAGGCCTCGTGCGAGACGGGACTCTTGGCTTGGAAAATTTCAGGCCCTGGGTTACACCAAGAAGATTCTCGTGACAATTGGGTTGGGCATGATTGTACAG TTCATCCTCACAATCATCATGTGGTGCATCTCCAAGAAGTTCCATCCCAGCTGGGGTGTTGCAGGTACTGAAGTCCATCCGGGTTCTAAGGAGTACGAAAAGTCTCAGATGGGCAAAGGTTGGGAATG GTGGCCTTCTGTATTCTGGCAATTTGTCTGGGCATGGATCGTCGCTCCTTACATCCTCTGGCAGTCTCGTGGGATCAATGACACACAGGGATGGAGGACTCAGACCATTGCTTgttgtattgccaa CCTTCATGCCACTCCTATGTGGCTCGTCAGCTTGTATGTCCCAGCTATGGAACCTATTAACGCCTACTGGATTCCTCCCCAATG GCTTGCCAcctccatcatggccattGAGATCTTCACAATCTTCTGGCCCTGCTGGGAAGTCCTCCAGCACCAAACCCTACGACAAGAGACTCTTGACTCCATTGCCCAGTGGCAGCTTAACAAAAGGCTGTCACTCATG GGCGGCTCAGGCAAGAGCAGTACTTCAGGTGAGAGTATTCTCACCATGGAGGCTCTCGAGTATGTCCTTGAGCGAAACCCCGAACCTCTTCAGCAATTCTCTGCCCTTCGCGACTTTTCTGGCGAGAACATTGCCTTCTTGAGAGCTGTCACCGAGTGGAAGTCTTCACTACCGCCCTCGGTCCGCGACCCCGAGAACATCAAAGGGCCTGCTGTCCAAGAACTCGTCCGTGAACGCTTCAACAGTGCTCTACGCATTTACACCAACTTCATCAGCCCGCGCGACGCCGAGTTCCAGATCAACATCTCCTTCCAACAGCAGTGCAAGCTCGAGACAGTGTTTGAGAACTCTGCTCGTACCCTTTTCGGCGACAAGGGCACCGTCGACCCAGCTCTGCCATTTGAGACATTCCAGATGACCACAACAGCGAACAAAGCCAAGTCTTCTGGCGCTTCATTAAACGGTTCCGAGACTGTTATAATGTCTACAGAATCCGCCAACGACTCTGGAAGCTAG
- a CDS encoding uncharacterized protein (TransMembrane:3 (o6-26i38-60o80-100i)), producing the protein MNTITWSSASINIALDIWILAIPLSQLKKMNLDSRKKIGVGIMFSIGIIVTIMSILRLTATIRAGTGMGSNNPTWEYLAVTKWSTIECSVGIMCACMPSLRMLLVQIFPKVFGTSRRGYQAYDKYGSNKPTNGGTNASRSRLRAQFGTTSHVDKTPPSSIDPVGITCNRTYEVEYGQTDEMHLVPMRDIDMGWHGERSQTSQA; encoded by the exons ATGAACACTATCACATGGTCTAGCGCATCTATCAACATTGCGCTTGACATTTGGATCTTGGCTATTCCTCTTTCACaattgaagaagatgaattTGGATTCGAGGAAGAAAATTGGCGTAGGTATTATGTTTAGCATTGGCATTAT CGTCACCATAATGAGCATCCTTCGGCTTACCGCCACCATCCGAGCGGGCACAGGGATGGGCTCAAATAACCCGACATGGGAATACCTTGCTGTTACCAAATGGTCTACTATCGAATGCAGCGTCGGAATTATGTGCGCCTGCATGCCCTCTCTCCGTATGCTTCTCGTCCAAATCTTCCCCAAGGTGTTTGGCACATCTCGGCGCGGCTACCAAGCCTATGATAAGTATGGCAGCAACAAGCCTACTAATGGAGGTACGAATGCAAGCCGATCCCGTTTGCGAGCACAATTTGGTACAACTTCTCATGTCGACAAAACACCTCCATCAAGTATCGACCCTGTTGGTATTACTTGCAACCGCACATATGAGGTGGAATATGGCCAAACGGATGAGATGCATCTTGTGCCTATGAGGGATATAGACATGGGCTGGCATGGTGAAAGGTCTCAAACGTCTCAGGCATGA